The Plasmodium vinckei vinckei genome assembly, chromosome: PVVCY_09 genome includes the window AattagtaatatatatatatttggaaaatttttacttttttatattttacatattccTTAAAACTCACTACTTGCTAACTTCAAAAAGTACATTCTCACTAAATTAACAGTTTTCagttttttacaaaaaaatttagttttatatattcttaatattttcaaagaAACTGAAcgaatatgaaaaatgcttttattaaatatgatCATTCAAATGGggttgtaaaaaaattattttataaataaatcaaacCTCTCAATATTACCTAgaataatgataattacaaaataagtagaaaaaaattgttactAATTTATTTACGTTTCCTAGCATAGTGCTATatctaatatataaaatacctAACAGTTATTTACCACTAGagctaaattattttcctttttttttttaacttaattttttcataatttacatataactttattacttatattatataacttgaatgtgttttatttattttccatttttagtctttatatataacctcctatttatgtatatatttttccgatatacaaataaaatatgtgtaaattttataaaataagtttaacctattttttaaaaacctAAGTGTAGAATTGCCAAATAAAACCCTCACTCTTGTGCAGACCTAAATAAATCCTTTCTATCAATTTTCCCATATTTCAAACAaaaatactatttttataaaaaatcaaaacaTGGTttggtttatttttatggaaACTTCTtcacatatacatatacatatccatttatttatgtataattatttatgtgcATATTAGCTCTACTTAAAATCAACCGGCACATATGactatttcatatatacacaATATACATGCTTATTATGcctattacatttttttattaatgcaaattttttttttttttattacataatttttattgatctttttcactttttttattatattatttttttcacatatataaataataatagtaataataaaataccaAATGACTataacataaaatttttaaagaatatatttttatacaattatTTGTCATAGctaattttctttattttaaaataaagatatatataagttcCACTCTTCATACCCTATGACACTTTTTATGTATCATTGAATAAGCATATATTCGCACtgatgttattattttttatttcagtTAATACAATTACTATCGATTTTTAAtccttcatttttttccaacCCTTAAAcagattttattttatgaatggaaaaaaaatagttatcACCCAAATAGCTTACAAAGAACAAAATACAGgccaaatataaaaaactgACGAAAAAACTAGCcaaaatttttgaaaaaaatgactaAGCTATAcctcctttttttatttgctaTCCAGTTCTGTAGCTCTTTTGTTAACGCATCAATACTAGAGTCAATCAAGCATAACCTTCAAATTGTTAACaatcataattttaatacagtaataaataaattcagGAATGAAAAGGtgtttttcatattattttttaaaaattcaaataaagatataaaaaatgtcatcaaaaattatgatactGTTGCagaaaaatttaaaggAATAATGACATTATGTGCAATAGATTGTGATCAAAATTCTCGATTATGTGATGATGAATTATCACTATACGTACCAGATCATAAAACTAGTAATACCCACCACCTTTTAGTATATCCAATAAACCCAATGCCTAAATTTGAATTtaaagatgaaataaatgaagcaaatgtaaaaaaatacacttACCTTATACCATCAAAAATCGATGTAATTAAAGAAACTAAAGACTTTAATATCTTCCTTTCAAAACATGAAAATATGCCAAaagttttaatttttagtaacaaaaaaaaacctAATTATGTTCTCAACGCTTTGAGTAATAgctttaataaaaaattattattttgctaTATTAATAACGAACTTGATGAAttggtaaaaaaatataacattaaAGACTTCCCATCTATTATTAtgttaaagaaaaataaagttgttgatacatataaaggaaaaaataattttataaatatgtttgaTTGGTTAAATATACATTCAGAAACTTTTGTTATGGGAGGAGGCTTTGATATTTCACCAGGAAAAACAAACTATAAACCATGGAAATTCGAAGCTGTACctaaatttacaaaactATCACATGGtgatatatgttttaaacAAACAGACAAAGGATTATGTGTTATATACTTAAAAGAAGGAGATAAATTGGATAAATCAGAAGAAGAAATGCTCATAacattaaaagaaaaattcaAACCCCAAATGAGTGGACGGTATTCCCAAACAAACTTTATACACATAATTCATacttacatatatttaaaaaattctaaTTAATTTGACTTACTCTTTCCCTTCCCACCTTGAtccattttaatatatttacatttttt containing:
- a CDS encoding thioredoxin, putative, with the translated sequence MTKLYLLFLFAIQFCSSFVNASILESIKHNLQIVNNHNFNTVINKFRNEKVFFILFFKNSNKDIKNVIKNYDTVAEKFKGIMTLCAIDCDQNSRLCDDELSLYVPDHKTSNTHHLLVYPINPMPKFEFKDEINEANVKKYTYLIPSKIDVIKETKDFNIFLSKHENMPKVLIFSNKKKPNYVLNALSNSFNKKLLFCYINNELDELVKKYNIKDFPSIIMLKKNKVVDTYKGKNNFINMFDWLNIHSETFVMGGGFDISPGKTNYKPWKFEAVPKFTKLSHGDICFKQTDKGLCVIYLKEGDKLDKSEEEMLITLKEKFKPQMSGRGVNFRYMWIDIATETNFRALFELKNYPSVVVFNPHKRIRYATISEDLIATKEHIEKLLERISGGDAKFTMLKGQTLPEFILDESEEASPGKDEL